The Euphorbia lathyris chromosome 8, ddEupLath1.1, whole genome shotgun sequence genome has a window encoding:
- the LOC136202454 gene encoding beta-galactosidase-like isoform X2, which yields MGLKLFFLLFLSSWVISVVIASVSYDHKAITINGQRRILISGSIHYPRSTPQMWPDLIQKAKDGGLDVIQTYVFWNGHEPSPGKYYFEDRYDLVKFIKLVQQAGLYVHLRIGPYVCAEWNFGGFPVWLKYVPGIEFRTDNGPFKAAMEKFTEKIVSMMKSEKLFETQGGPIILSQIENEFGPVEWEIGAPGKAYTKWAADMAVGLATGVPWVMCKQDDAPDPIINSCNGFYCENFKPNSVSKPKMWTENWTGWYTEFGGSVPYRPAEDLAFSVARFIQNGGSFMNYYMYHGGTNFGRTAGGPFIATSYDYDAPIDEYGLTRDPKWGHLRDLHEAIKLCEPALVSVDPTVKTLGSHQEAHVFQAKSSCAAFLANYDTKYSVKVNFGNGQYDLPPWSISILPDCKTAVFNTARLGAQSTQMKMTPVGTALSWESYIEEAATGYTDDTTTLDGLWEQINITRDATDYLWYMTNVNIESDEGFLKNGDSPVLTVNSAGHSLHVFINGQLAGIAYGSLENPKLSFSQNVKLNAGVNKISLLSVAVGLQNVGVHFERWNAGVLGPVTLKGLNDGTKDLSGWKWSYKIGLQGESLSLHTVTGSSSVEWMEGSLLAKKQPLTWYKTTFDAPEGNEPLALDMSSMGKGQVWINGQSIGRHMPAYTARGSCGQCNYAGTYDDKKCRSNCGEPSQRWYHVPRSWVKASGNLLVVLEEWGGDPNGISLVKRSTASVCADIFEGQPALKNWQLISLGKFDHLQAKAHLWCPSGQKISKIKFASFGMPQGTCGSFRQGTCHAHKSYNAFEKKCVGKQACSVTVAAEVFGADPCPDASKKLSVEAVCS from the exons ATGGGTTTAAAATTGTTCTTTCTGTTGTTTCTTTCTTCATGGGTTATTAGTGTTGTGATAGCTTCAGTATCTTATGACCATAAAGCAATTACAATAAATGGGCAGAGAAGGATTCTGATTTCTGGGTCTATTCACTATCCAAGAAGCACTCCTCAG ATGTGGCCTGATCTTATCCAGAAAGCCAAAGATGGAGGTTTAGATGTTATTCAAACTTATGTTTTCTGGAATGGGCATGAACCTTCTCCTGGAAAA TACTACTTTGAAGATAGATATGATCTGGTGAAGTTCATCAAACTGGTTCAGCAAGCTGGACTTTATGTTCATCTGAGAATTGGACCTTATGTTTGTGCTGAGTGGAACTTTGG GGGGTTTCCTGTTTGGCTAAAATATGTTCCAGGCATTGAATTCAGAACTGACAACGGCCCTTTCAAG GCGGCAATGGAAAAGTTCACAGAAAAGATAGTCAGCATGATGAAATCAGAAAAGTTGTTTGAAACTCAAGGAGGCCCAATTATTCTATCTCAG ATAGAAAATGAATTTGGACCAGTTGAATGGGAAATTGGTGCACCAGGAAAAGCTTATACAAAATGGGCAGCTGATATGGCTGTGGGTCTTGCAACTGGGGTCCCATGGGTTATGTGCAAGCAAGATGATGCCCCTGATCCTATT ATCAACTCCTGCAATGGATTCTACTGCGAAAACTTCAAACCAAACTCGGTTTCCAAACCCAAAATGTGGACAGAAAACTGGACTGGCTG GTACACAGAATTCGGTGGTTCAGTCCCTTACAGGCCGGCAGAAGACTTGGCATTTTCAGTTGCAAGGTTTATACAAAATGGTGGTTCATTCATGAACTATTATATG TATCATGGAGGAACTAATTTCGGCCGGACTGCTGGTGGTCCCTTTATTGCTACTAGCTATGATTATGATGCCCCAATTGATGAATATG GCCTAACAAGGGATCCAAAATGGGGACACTTGAGAGATTTGCATGAAGCCATCAAGCTATGTGAACCTGCATTAGTCTCTGTAGATCCTACTGTAAAAACACTTGGGAGTCATCAAGAG GCTCACGTGTTCCAAGCAAAGTCATCATGTGCAGCATTCCTGGCAAATTATGATACAAAATATTCTGTGAAAGTAAACTTTGGAAACGGGCAATATGACCTTCCACCTTGGTCTATCAGCATACTTCCTGATTGCAAGACCGCAGTTTTTAACACCGCGAGG CTTGGTGCACAAAGCACACAGATGAAAATGACACCAGTTGGCACTGCACTTTCTTGGGAATCATATATTGAAGAAGCTGCCACTGGTTATACAGATGATACAACTACACTTGATGGATTGTGGGAGCAAATAAATATAACACGAGATGCTACGGACTATTTGTGGTACATGACAAA TGTTAACATAGAATCTGATGAAGGGTTTTTGAAGAATGGAGATAGTCCAGTTCTCACAGTTAATTCAGCAGGCCATTCATTGCATGTTTTCATCAATGGTCAACTAGCAG GTATTGCATATGGATCATTAGAAAATCCCAAGTTATCATTTAGCCAGAATGTGAAGTTGAATGCTGGTGTTAACAAGATTTCTTTGTTGAGTGTTGCTGTTGGTCTCCAG AACGTTGGCGTCCACTTTGAACGATGGAATGCTGGAGTTCTAGGCCCTGTTACATTGAAAGGTTTGAACGATGGAACAAAAGATCTTTCAGGATGGAAATGGTCTTACAAG ATTGGTCTGCAAGGTGAATCATTAAGCCTTCACACAGTTACTGGGAGTTCATCTGTTGAATGGATGGAAGGATCACTTCTGGCTAAGAAACAACCTTTGACATGGTACAAG ACAACTTTTGATGCACCAGAAGGCAATGAACCATTAGCTTTAGACATGAGTAGCATGGGAAAAGGTCAAGTATGGATAAATGGTCAAAGCATAGGGCGTCATATGCCTGCATATACAGCTCGTGGAAGTTGTGGACAGTGTAACTATGCCGGAACTTATGACGATAAAAAGTGCAGAAGCAATTGCGGAGAGCCTTCTCAGAGATG GTACCATGTTCCGCGATCATGGGTGAAAGCGAGCGGGAATCTATTGGTAGTGTTGGAAGAATGGGGAGGAGATCCAAATGGAATAAGTTTGGTGAAAAGAAGTACAGCAAGTGTTTGTGCTGATATATTTGAAGGACAACCTGCTTTGAAGAACTGGCAATTGATAAGTTTGGGGAAGTTTGATCATCTCCAAGCAAAAGCTCATTTATGGTGTCCTTCTGGCCAAAAGATCTCAAAGATTAAATTTGCTAGCTTCGGTATGCCTCAAGGTACTTGTGGAAGCTTTCGCCAAGGAACTTGCCACGCCCATAAGTCCTACAATGCTTTTGAGAAG AAATGTGTAGGGAAGCAGGCTTGTTCAGTGACAGTGGCTGCTGAAGTATTTGGAGCAGACCCCTGCCCTGATGCCTCTAAAAAGCTATCTGTGGAGGCTGTTTGCTCTTAA
- the LOC136202454 gene encoding beta-galactosidase-like isoform X1: protein MGLKLFFLLFLSSWVISVVIASVSYDHKAITINGQRRILISGSIHYPRSTPQMWPDLIQKAKDGGLDVIQTYVFWNGHEPSPGKYYFEDRYDLVKFIKLVQQAGLYVHLRIGPYVCAEWNFGGFPVWLKYVPGIEFRTDNGPFKAAMEKFTEKIVSMMKSEKLFETQGGPIILSQVPKIENEFGPVEWEIGAPGKAYTKWAADMAVGLATGVPWVMCKQDDAPDPIINSCNGFYCENFKPNSVSKPKMWTENWTGWYTEFGGSVPYRPAEDLAFSVARFIQNGGSFMNYYMYHGGTNFGRTAGGPFIATSYDYDAPIDEYGLTRDPKWGHLRDLHEAIKLCEPALVSVDPTVKTLGSHQEAHVFQAKSSCAAFLANYDTKYSVKVNFGNGQYDLPPWSISILPDCKTAVFNTARLGAQSTQMKMTPVGTALSWESYIEEAATGYTDDTTTLDGLWEQINITRDATDYLWYMTNVNIESDEGFLKNGDSPVLTVNSAGHSLHVFINGQLAGIAYGSLENPKLSFSQNVKLNAGVNKISLLSVAVGLQNVGVHFERWNAGVLGPVTLKGLNDGTKDLSGWKWSYKIGLQGESLSLHTVTGSSSVEWMEGSLLAKKQPLTWYKTTFDAPEGNEPLALDMSSMGKGQVWINGQSIGRHMPAYTARGSCGQCNYAGTYDDKKCRSNCGEPSQRWYHVPRSWVKASGNLLVVLEEWGGDPNGISLVKRSTASVCADIFEGQPALKNWQLISLGKFDHLQAKAHLWCPSGQKISKIKFASFGMPQGTCGSFRQGTCHAHKSYNAFEKKCVGKQACSVTVAAEVFGADPCPDASKKLSVEAVCS, encoded by the exons ATGGGTTTAAAATTGTTCTTTCTGTTGTTTCTTTCTTCATGGGTTATTAGTGTTGTGATAGCTTCAGTATCTTATGACCATAAAGCAATTACAATAAATGGGCAGAGAAGGATTCTGATTTCTGGGTCTATTCACTATCCAAGAAGCACTCCTCAG ATGTGGCCTGATCTTATCCAGAAAGCCAAAGATGGAGGTTTAGATGTTATTCAAACTTATGTTTTCTGGAATGGGCATGAACCTTCTCCTGGAAAA TACTACTTTGAAGATAGATATGATCTGGTGAAGTTCATCAAACTGGTTCAGCAAGCTGGACTTTATGTTCATCTGAGAATTGGACCTTATGTTTGTGCTGAGTGGAACTTTGG GGGGTTTCCTGTTTGGCTAAAATATGTTCCAGGCATTGAATTCAGAACTGACAACGGCCCTTTCAAG GCGGCAATGGAAAAGTTCACAGAAAAGATAGTCAGCATGATGAAATCAGAAAAGTTGTTTGAAACTCAAGGAGGCCCAATTATTCTATCTCAGGTACCAAAG ATAGAAAATGAATTTGGACCAGTTGAATGGGAAATTGGTGCACCAGGAAAAGCTTATACAAAATGGGCAGCTGATATGGCTGTGGGTCTTGCAACTGGGGTCCCATGGGTTATGTGCAAGCAAGATGATGCCCCTGATCCTATT ATCAACTCCTGCAATGGATTCTACTGCGAAAACTTCAAACCAAACTCGGTTTCCAAACCCAAAATGTGGACAGAAAACTGGACTGGCTG GTACACAGAATTCGGTGGTTCAGTCCCTTACAGGCCGGCAGAAGACTTGGCATTTTCAGTTGCAAGGTTTATACAAAATGGTGGTTCATTCATGAACTATTATATG TATCATGGAGGAACTAATTTCGGCCGGACTGCTGGTGGTCCCTTTATTGCTACTAGCTATGATTATGATGCCCCAATTGATGAATATG GCCTAACAAGGGATCCAAAATGGGGACACTTGAGAGATTTGCATGAAGCCATCAAGCTATGTGAACCTGCATTAGTCTCTGTAGATCCTACTGTAAAAACACTTGGGAGTCATCAAGAG GCTCACGTGTTCCAAGCAAAGTCATCATGTGCAGCATTCCTGGCAAATTATGATACAAAATATTCTGTGAAAGTAAACTTTGGAAACGGGCAATATGACCTTCCACCTTGGTCTATCAGCATACTTCCTGATTGCAAGACCGCAGTTTTTAACACCGCGAGG CTTGGTGCACAAAGCACACAGATGAAAATGACACCAGTTGGCACTGCACTTTCTTGGGAATCATATATTGAAGAAGCTGCCACTGGTTATACAGATGATACAACTACACTTGATGGATTGTGGGAGCAAATAAATATAACACGAGATGCTACGGACTATTTGTGGTACATGACAAA TGTTAACATAGAATCTGATGAAGGGTTTTTGAAGAATGGAGATAGTCCAGTTCTCACAGTTAATTCAGCAGGCCATTCATTGCATGTTTTCATCAATGGTCAACTAGCAG GTATTGCATATGGATCATTAGAAAATCCCAAGTTATCATTTAGCCAGAATGTGAAGTTGAATGCTGGTGTTAACAAGATTTCTTTGTTGAGTGTTGCTGTTGGTCTCCAG AACGTTGGCGTCCACTTTGAACGATGGAATGCTGGAGTTCTAGGCCCTGTTACATTGAAAGGTTTGAACGATGGAACAAAAGATCTTTCAGGATGGAAATGGTCTTACAAG ATTGGTCTGCAAGGTGAATCATTAAGCCTTCACACAGTTACTGGGAGTTCATCTGTTGAATGGATGGAAGGATCACTTCTGGCTAAGAAACAACCTTTGACATGGTACAAG ACAACTTTTGATGCACCAGAAGGCAATGAACCATTAGCTTTAGACATGAGTAGCATGGGAAAAGGTCAAGTATGGATAAATGGTCAAAGCATAGGGCGTCATATGCCTGCATATACAGCTCGTGGAAGTTGTGGACAGTGTAACTATGCCGGAACTTATGACGATAAAAAGTGCAGAAGCAATTGCGGAGAGCCTTCTCAGAGATG GTACCATGTTCCGCGATCATGGGTGAAAGCGAGCGGGAATCTATTGGTAGTGTTGGAAGAATGGGGAGGAGATCCAAATGGAATAAGTTTGGTGAAAAGAAGTACAGCAAGTGTTTGTGCTGATATATTTGAAGGACAACCTGCTTTGAAGAACTGGCAATTGATAAGTTTGGGGAAGTTTGATCATCTCCAAGCAAAAGCTCATTTATGGTGTCCTTCTGGCCAAAAGATCTCAAAGATTAAATTTGCTAGCTTCGGTATGCCTCAAGGTACTTGTGGAAGCTTTCGCCAAGGAACTTGCCACGCCCATAAGTCCTACAATGCTTTTGAGAAG AAATGTGTAGGGAAGCAGGCTTGTTCAGTGACAGTGGCTGCTGAAGTATTTGGAGCAGACCCCTGCCCTGATGCCTCTAAAAAGCTATCTGTGGAGGCTGTTTGCTCTTAA